A single Nitrospirota bacterium DNA region contains:
- the prfB gene encoding peptide chain release factor 2, with protein sequence MFDVPSQLQRLEDLQKELSAEGLWDDPAKTQGFLKEKSSIENTLQPFQLLEKKYEDLQVLLELSEEEGGEVLLEDAERGVDGLTSEIDEVELKSVLSQAEDKAEAIMTIHPGAGGTESQDWAQMLMRMYIRWAERRGFKVELVDLLPGEEAGIKSATLTISGPYAYGYLKGEAGVHRLVRISPYDANKRRHTSFAAILVYPEISEDIDIEIKEDDLRIDTFRASGAGGQHVNKTSSAVRLTHIPSGIVVSCQNERSQFKNKATALKILKSRLYTMKKKEQDEKLEGFIGEKKDIAWGSQIRSYTLQPYQLIKDHRTGHESGNVNAVLDGAIDIFIKEYLLMKKTNGK encoded by the coding sequence ATCTTTGATGTCCCCTCGCAATTGCAACGCCTTGAAGACCTGCAAAAAGAACTTTCAGCCGAAGGCCTGTGGGACGACCCTGCAAAGACGCAGGGATTCTTAAAAGAAAAATCCTCTATTGAAAATACGCTCCAGCCTTTTCAATTATTAGAAAAAAAATACGAAGACCTCCAGGTCCTGCTTGAACTCTCTGAAGAAGAAGGCGGAGAGGTCCTGCTTGAGGACGCTGAAAGGGGAGTTGATGGCCTGACATCGGAGATCGATGAAGTTGAATTGAAAAGTGTTCTCTCACAGGCGGAAGACAAAGCAGAGGCAATTATGACCATCCATCCCGGGGCTGGCGGCACTGAAAGCCAGGACTGGGCGCAGATGCTGATGAGGATGTATATCAGATGGGCCGAGCGCAGAGGTTTCAAAGTGGAGCTGGTAGACCTCCTGCCCGGCGAAGAAGCCGGGATAAAGAGCGCGACCCTGACCATCAGCGGGCCGTACGCGTACGGGTATTTAAAAGGTGAGGCTGGAGTTCACCGTCTGGTGAGGATCTCGCCGTATGACGCCAACAAAAGACGCCACACCTCATTTGCCGCCATACTTGTTTATCCTGAGATCAGTGAGGACATCGACATTGAGATAAAAGAGGATGATCTGAGAATCGACACGTTCAGGGCGTCAGGCGCGGGCGGGCAGCATGTTAACAAGACTTCCTCCGCTGTGAGGCTCACTCATATTCCCTCAGGAATTGTCGTCAGTTGTCAGAATGAGCGCTCCCAGTTTAAGAACAAGGCGACGGCGCTGAAGATACTCAAGTCACGCCTCTATACGATGAAGAAAAAGGAGCAGGACGAAAAGCTTGAGGGTTTTATCGGGGAGAAAAAAGACATCGCATGGGGCAGCCAAATACGTTCATACACCTTACAGCCGTATCAGCTCATCAAAGACCACCGTACAGGCCATGAAAGCGGAAATGTAAACGCGGTGCTGGACGGCGCGATAGATATTTTCATCAAGGAATATCTGTTGATGAAAAAGACAAACGGCAAATGA
- a CDS encoding nitroreductase family protein, producing MDIFEIIKTRRSIRKFTEEPIADEIVDRIIEAGMWAPSGMNNQPWKFAVIKDSEMKTKISSLTHYSKIVLSSNALIAVFLDNSLSYDRTKDCQAIGACIQNMLLTIHSMGLGAVWLGEILRSKDKILELTGGPQDLELMAVIALGYPAQKGGKGSRKSLEQTIIFRK from the coding sequence ATGGACATCTTTGAGATCATAAAGACCCGCCGGAGCATAAGGAAGTTCACTGAAGAACCAATCGCTGATGAGATTGTTGACAGGATAATCGAGGCAGGCATGTGGGCTCCTTCAGGAATGAACAACCAGCCGTGGAAGTTCGCAGTCATTAAAGACAGTGAGATGAAGACAAAGATCTCATCTCTCACACATTACTCAAAGATCGTCTTAAGCTCAAACGCATTGATTGCCGTGTTCCTCGATAACTCTTTGAGCTACGACAGGACAAAGGATTGCCAGGCCATCGGCGCGTGTATCCAGAACATGCTTTTGACAATTCATTCAATGGGGCTTGGGGCTGTTTGGCTTGGAGAAATATTAAGAAGCAAAGACAAGATCCTGGAATTGACCGGCGGCCCGCAAGACCTTGAACTCATGGCAGTGATAGCGCTTGGTTATCCGGCGCAAAAAGGCGGCAAGGGCAGCAGGAAAAGCCTGGAGCAAACAATCATTTTCAGGAAGTAA
- a CDS encoding flavin reductase family protein: MKKSLGAKTIAYPAPVFVIGTYDKNGKPNVMTAAWAGLCCSAPPCIAVAIRKATYSYGNIVDRKAFTISIPSETFVKEADYIGLVSGRDHDKFSAASLTSVKSDLVDAPYVKEFPVIIECKLVHTLELGLHTQFIGEIMDVKADEQVLAENGFPDIEKVKPLIFTPGSRTYFGVGQFIGKAFSAGKEL, translated from the coding sequence ATGAAAAAATCATTGGGAGCAAAAACCATTGCATACCCGGCGCCTGTTTTTGTCATCGGCACTTATGATAAAAACGGGAAACCGAATGTAATGACCGCTGCGTGGGCGGGCTTGTGCTGTTCAGCGCCGCCGTGCATTGCAGTCGCCATCAGGAAAGCCACATATTCTTATGGCAACATCGTTGACCGGAAGGCCTTCACCATCAGCATTCCCTCCGAGACATTTGTGAAGGAGGCGGATTACATCGGCCTTGTTTCAGGAAGAGACCATGACAAGTTTTCCGCTGCTTCGCTTACGTCTGTTAAGAGCGACCTTGTCGACGCTCCTTATGTGAAGGAGTTCCCGGTCATAATTGAATGCAAATTGGTCCATACCCTTGAATTGGGACTGCATACTCAATTCATCGGAGAAATCATGGATGTCAAGGCTGATGAGCAGGTGCTTGCGGAAAACGGATTCCCTGACATTGAAAAAGTGAAGCCCCTTATATTTACCCCCGGAAGCCGCACATACTTTGGAGTCGGCCAGTTCATAGGCAAGGCGTTCTCCGCCGGGAAAGAGCTTTAA
- the mqnB gene encoding futalosine hydrolase, translating to MPFESDRLLASLKNVRSIKVAGKKVFRGKLQGHDILLLNTGIGKVNAAHFATCVIENFHVKHIINIGVGGAYPGSGLHIGDIAIASKEIFGDEGVMTAKGWADMTEIGIPVVQIGKKKYFNEFPLDNGFAKKIVHLVTRHPLPVTRYSSPVTKSGTFLTVSSTSGTRKRAVELAKRFNAACENMEGAAIAQVCAIYKIPFLEIRGISNMVGERDKRKWDLQLASENCQGAVLEVIKNAF from the coding sequence GTGCCATTTGAATCAGACAGGCTCCTTGCTTCTCTGAAGAACGTCCGGTCGATCAAGGTCGCGGGCAAAAAAGTCTTCCGGGGCAAGCTTCAAGGACATGACATTCTCCTGCTCAACACTGGAATTGGAAAGGTAAATGCCGCGCATTTCGCAACATGCGTCATTGAAAATTTCCATGTGAAACACATTATCAATATTGGCGTCGGCGGGGCTTATCCCGGCTCAGGGCTTCACATCGGAGACATTGCAATAGCATCAAAGGAGATCTTCGGCGATGAGGGCGTGATGACTGCAAAGGGATGGGCCGACATGACAGAAATCGGCATTCCGGTTGTGCAGATAGGAAAGAAAAAATATTTCAATGAATTCCCCCTGGATAACGGATTTGCTAAAAAGATTGTTCACCTCGTTACCCGTCATCCGTTACCCGTCACTCGTTACTCGTCACCCGTTACTAAATCTGGGACTTTCCTCACCGTCTCCTCAACATCCGGCACGCGCAAGAGGGCTGTTGAGCTTGCGAAACGTTTCAATGCCGCCTGCGAGAACATGGAAGGCGCGGCCATTGCGCAGGTCTGCGCGATTTACAAAATACCTTTTCTTGAGATCAGAGGCATCAGCAACATGGTCGGCGAAAGGGACAAGAGAAAATGGGACCTGCAACTCGCTTCAGAAAACTGCCAGGGGGCGGTTTTGGAGGTGATTAAAAATGCTTTCTGA
- a CDS encoding MBL fold metallo-hydrolase: MTENIHWFGHDTFKITGEKVIFTDPFKLKKRDTADIILITHEHYDHCSPDDIKKIQGTATVIVAPSDCASKLSGNVKKVKPGDKLTVSGIDIEVVPAYNTNKQFHTKDRNWAGYIFTVNGQRIYIAGDTDHIPEMKTLGNIDIALLPISGTYVMTAEEAVQAALDIKPKVAIPMHYNSIVGTEKDANRFAEGLKGKVEVKILKEE, translated from the coding sequence ATGACAGAGAACATTCACTGGTTTGGGCATGATACATTTAAAATCACCGGCGAGAAGGTTATTTTCACAGACCCTTTTAAGCTTAAAAAGAGAGATACCGCCGACATAATATTGATCACCCACGAACACTATGACCATTGTTCACCCGATGATATAAAGAAAATTCAGGGTACTGCCACTGTTATTGTCGCCCCTTCCGACTGCGCTTCAAAACTTTCGGGGAATGTAAAGAAAGTAAAGCCCGGGGACAAGCTTACAGTCAGCGGGATAGATATAGAAGTTGTGCCTGCTTACAATACAAACAAACAGTTTCACACAAAGGACAGAAACTGGGCCGGTTACATTTTCACAGTCAATGGACAGAGGATTTATATTGCCGGAGACACGGACCATATACCTGAAATGAAGACCCTGGGCAATATAGATATCGCGCTTCTGCCGATATCAGGGACTTATGTAATGACCGCGGAAGAGGCTGTTCAGGCAGCGCTGGACATTAAACCCAAGGTCGCGATACCCATGCACTACAATTCAATCGTCGGGACAGAAAAGGACGCCAACAGATTTGCCGAAGGTTTAAAAGGCAAGGTGGAAGTAAAAATATTGAAAGAGGAGTAG
- the nth gene encoding endonuclease III has protein sequence MADAKKIAKLLLKKYPDPKIALNFSNPLELLVATILSARCTDVKVNEVTKTLFKKYKTAGDYAGADLKTFEQEIRPTGFYKNKARMVTGCCQKLVKEFNGKVPDTLEKLTTLPGVGRKTANVVLGSAFGKQTIAVDTHVLRVSNRLGIANSGDPDKMEEELVNKLPENILTRFNLALILHGRETCTAIKPKCPVCVLYEECEWPEKLNA, from the coding sequence ATGGCTGACGCAAAAAAGATAGCGAAACTATTACTTAAAAAATATCCTGACCCGAAGATCGCCCTCAATTTTTCCAACCCGCTGGAGCTCCTTGTGGCAACGATACTTTCTGCAAGGTGTACTGATGTCAAGGTGAATGAAGTTACAAAAACACTTTTTAAAAAATATAAAACTGCCGGGGATTATGCCGGAGCCGACCTGAAGACATTCGAACAGGAGATAAGGCCGACGGGCTTTTATAAAAACAAGGCAAGGATGGTCACCGGATGCTGTCAAAAGCTTGTGAAAGAATTTAATGGCAAAGTTCCCGACACCCTGGAAAAGCTCACAACTCTTCCCGGCGTAGGCAGAAAGACCGCGAACGTTGTCCTCGGCAGCGCATTCGGCAAACAGACAATCGCTGTTGATACACATGTGCTGAGGGTTTCAAACAGGCTCGGCATTGCAAACTCCGGCGACCCGGACAAAATGGAAGAAGAGCTTGTTAACAAATTGCCGGAAAATATTTTGACCCGGTTCAATCTTGCCCTGATCCTTCACGGCAGGGAAACCTGCACCGCGATCAAGCCGAAGTGCCCGGTATGCGTTCTTTATGAAGAATGTGAATGGCCTGAAAAACTGAACGCCTGA
- a CDS encoding biotin--[acetyl-CoA-carboxylase] ligase, with the protein MFTKEKIQLVYQGEIIGKEVIFLESTTSTNDTAIETGRQRENPEGIVVVADTQTHGKGRMGRTWISPPGVNLYFTVLLKPPFLPQNASILTLVAAVAVASAIRENTKLPAEIKWPNDIMINGKKAGGILLDMKSGKDKINLIAVGVGLNVNMSLNEFPDEIRQSATSIKIETGSPVDRVELLAKILEELERCYKIILQGDKRALINEWIRLNCTIGQKVKVQDQYRIMTGVAENINENGELVLRLSDGGVETLSAGDVTILKE; encoded by the coding sequence ATGTTCACAAAAGAAAAAATACAATTGGTGTATCAGGGTGAGATCATCGGGAAAGAGGTCATCTTTCTTGAATCAACAACTTCTACAAACGATACCGCAATCGAGACCGGGAGGCAGAGGGAAAACCCTGAGGGCATTGTAGTTGTCGCTGATACTCAGACTCACGGCAAGGGGAGGATGGGCAGGACATGGATATCTCCTCCGGGGGTCAATCTCTATTTCACAGTCCTTTTGAAACCGCCTTTCCTCCCGCAGAACGCTTCGATTCTTACATTGGTTGCCGCAGTGGCTGTTGCTTCCGCAATCCGGGAGAATACAAAACTGCCTGCCGAGATAAAATGGCCCAATGATATTATGATAAACGGTAAAAAGGCAGGCGGCATTCTACTTGATATGAAATCCGGCAAAGATAAAATAAATCTCATTGCCGTCGGCGTCGGATTAAACGTTAACATGTCTTTAAATGAATTTCCTGATGAAATAAGGCAGTCGGCAACTTCAATAAAAATAGAAACCGGCAGTCCAGTTGACAGGGTGGAACTTTTAGCAAAAATTCTTGAGGAGCTTGAACGCTGTTATAAAATCATCTTACAAGGTGATAAGAGGGCTTTAATTAATGAATGGATTCGTTTAAACTGCACCATCGGACAGAAGGTCAAAGTCCAGGACCAGTACAGGATCATGACCGGAGTTGCTGAAAATATTAACGAAAACGGAGAGTTGGTCCTCCGGCTTTCAGACGGCGGCGTTGAAACACTGAGCGCGGGGGATGTGACGATCTTAAAAGAATAG
- a CDS encoding type III pantothenate kinase, translating into MLLLIDIGNTITKIGFSEKNGMRVFSLKTARQRDTEEYCYILEGLIKKNNIKKPRGAAICSVVPEVTPFVIKAVGKSLDIKAINVTHRTKTGIKFPEETGADRIAGVVAARGLYKGDLIVVTFGTATTFNAITEEGKYLGGAIMPGLGLSVTALSEKTAKLPLVELKKPDKILSKDTEGNILSGVVLGHAGAAERIIREIEKESGKNFTVVATGGFAHLVKPYSAAIEFVNPLLTLEGLRLIYSFNL; encoded by the coding sequence ATGTTATTACTTATTGACATAGGCAATACAATCACGAAGATCGGGTTTAGTGAGAAAAACGGCATGAGGGTCTTCAGCCTTAAAACAGCGAGGCAGCGGGACACGGAAGAATATTGCTATATTCTTGAGGGCCTTATCAAAAAAAATAACATAAAGAAACCACGGGGTGCTGCAATATGTTCTGTTGTGCCTGAAGTTACGCCTTTTGTGATTAAGGCCGTGGGAAAAAGCCTTGATATTAAGGCGATAAATGTTACTCATAGGACAAAAACAGGCATTAAATTCCCTGAAGAAACAGGAGCTGACAGGATTGCCGGCGTTGTTGCAGCCCGGGGACTTTATAAAGGTGATTTGATCGTTGTGACCTTTGGCACGGCAACTACTTTCAATGCAATTACCGAAGAAGGGAAATACCTGGGCGGGGCTATAATGCCGGGGCTTGGGCTATCGGTTACGGCCCTTTCAGAGAAAACTGCGAAACTTCCACTTGTTGAATTAAAAAAACCTGATAAAATACTAAGTAAGGACACGGAAGGCAATATACTTTCAGGCGTTGTCCTTGGACATGCGGGCGCTGCTGAAAGGATCATCAGGGAGATCGAAAAAGAAAGCGGTAAAAACTTCACAGTGGTTGCCACTGGCGGGTTCGCGCATTTAGTAAAGCCTTATTCAGCGGCGATTGAGTTTGTAAATCCCTTATTAACACTTGAGGGATTGCGCTTAATATATTCATTTAATTTGTGA
- a CDS encoding universal stress protein, with protein sequence MKVERILFATDFSEGASLALPFAVDLTKQYNAKLHIMHVVYDFAKATGMHVPHMSQEELYKDLNQWAMKEMDTFSIEQVRGLPNVEKIVVKGIPYEEITKYASSQKIDIIVIGTYGRSGLERFLFGSTAERVVRSAPCAVMTVRIPEHRQ encoded by the coding sequence ATGAAAGTAGAACGCATTCTTTTCGCAACGGATTTTTCCGAAGGGGCTTCACTCGCGCTGCCGTTCGCAGTGGATTTAACAAAGCAATATAATGCCAAACTCCATATTATGCACGTCGTTTATGATTTTGCAAAAGCCACTGGGATGCATGTGCCGCACATGTCCCAGGAAGAACTCTATAAGGATTTGAACCAATGGGCCATGAAAGAGATGGACACCTTCAGCATAGAACAAGTCAGGGGACTTCCGAATGTTGAAAAGATTGTGGTAAAAGGCATACCATATGAAGAGATTACAAAATACGCTTCGAGTCAAAAAATCGATATAATAGTAATTGGGACTTATGGGAGATCCGGCCTTGAGAGATTTTTATTCGGCAGTACAGCGGAAAGGGTTGTCAGGAGTGCGCCGTGCGCAGTAATGACAGTCCGGATACCGGAGCACAGACAGTAA
- a CDS encoding TonB family protein, protein MIHPTVETAAPVFNVKIVDPLPAEKPPSPNIIRPQAKKQAPPVAKRPQKPSEKLQPETLYGDSERETPPVFPLNKGRSKVGSGSPPLEKGDTGGLSDEKGPLPSDKNGPSIVPPSTLFDKGTIEKFAKKEPPADKGLTFDIPGFKHRGYMRMLKEKIESIWKYPKEAAKLGLSGELYIKFTIKKDGKLGSVELLRTSGYKELDEAAMKALKDAEPYWPLPDDWEMDELEIKGHFLYVYGSGVIM, encoded by the coding sequence ATGATCCATCCCACAGTTGAAACTGCGGCTCCTGTCTTTAATGTAAAAATCGTTGACCCCCTTCCGGCGGAAAAGCCGCCCTCTCCGAATATCATCAGGCCCCAGGCAAAAAAACAAGCGCCGCCTGTTGCGAAGCGCCCTCAGAAGCCTTCGGAAAAATTGCAGCCGGAAACTCTGTATGGCGACAGCGAAAGAGAAACCCCACCCGTCTTCCCCTTAAATAAGGGGAGGAGTAAGGTGGGGTCAGGCAGTCCCCCTTTGGAAAAGGGGGATACAGGTGGACTTTCTGACGAGAAGGGGCCTCTGCCTTCAGATAAAAACGGTCCTTCCATAGTCCCGCCTTCAACTCTTTTTGACAAGGGCACAATAGAAAAGTTTGCTAAAAAAGAACCTCCAGCGGACAAAGGGCTGACCTTCGACATACCAGGATTCAAGCACAGGGGATATATGAGGATGCTGAAGGAAAAGATTGAGAGTATATGGAAATATCCGAAAGAAGCTGCAAAGCTTGGACTATCCGGCGAGCTTTATATTAAATTTACGATTAAGAAAGACGGCAAGTTAGGCAGCGTGGAACTGCTCAGGACCTCAGGCTATAAGGAACTTGATGAGGCCGCAATGAAGGCTTTAAAAGACGCTGAGCCTTACTGGCCCCTGCCCGATGACTGGGAAATGGACGAGCTCGAGATCAAGGGGCATTTCCTATATGTATACGGCAGCGGCGTAATAATGTAA
- a CDS encoding TIGR00159 family protein yields the protein MTTKIFHLIRWQDIVDILLVTVILYRALLIIKGTKAAQMLIGLGVLFLAFVFSKYFGFYTTDWIIQSLWAQIVLAIIILFQPEIRRTLAQMGEARFLPSFTTADELRSLEEIVKASVALSNRKIGALIVIEKETNLKDFIEMGTQLDAKVSRELLLSIFHPTSPIHDGAVIIRGNRVVAAGCFLPLTLSAEISKSFGTRHRAGIGLTEETDAVVIIVSEETGSITTATGGVLQKNIDMAALRNFLTENFVKPQEAKK from the coding sequence ATGACGACTAAAATATTCCATCTCATAAGATGGCAGGATATCGTTGATATACTGCTTGTAACCGTAATACTTTACAGGGCGCTTTTGATAATAAAAGGCACTAAGGCGGCCCAGATGCTGATCGGGCTCGGCGTCCTGTTCCTGGCTTTTGTCTTCTCAAAGTATTTCGGGTTTTATACAACAGACTGGATCATTCAAAGCCTCTGGGCGCAGATAGTGCTTGCTATCATCATTTTATTTCAGCCTGAGATACGAAGAACTTTGGCCCAAATGGGTGAGGCCCGGTTTTTACCTTCCTTCACTACAGCCGATGAATTACGCTCCCTTGAGGAAATAGTAAAGGCCTCCGTGGCTCTTTCTAACAGAAAGATCGGCGCGCTGATCGTCATTGAGAAAGAAACCAACCTGAAAGACTTCATTGAAATGGGAACACAGCTTGACGCAAAAGTTTCGCGCGAATTGCTGTTAAGCATTTTCCATCCAACATCGCCGATTCACGACGGCGCCGTCATAATCAGGGGGAACCGGGTCGTTGCCGCGGGATGTTTCCTTCCGCTGACATTAAGCGCTGAGATTTCAAAATCCTTTGGCACGAGGCACCGGGCGGGAATAGGCCTGACAGAAGAGACAGACGCCGTTGTCATAATAGTTTCTGAGGAAACAGGCAGCATAACCACTGCCACAGGAGGCGTTCTCCAGAAAAATATTGACATGGCCGCGCTCAGGAATTTTCTTACCGAGAACTTCGTGAAGCCGCAGGAAGCGAAAAAATGA
- a CDS encoding phosphoglucosamine mutase, with the protein MTKRKLFGTDGIRGKANHYPMTGEIAFEVGRAAAYVLKKKHGRNKILIGKDTRLSGYMLESALTSGICSMGMNVVLIGPMPTPGIAFVTRSMRVDAGIVISASHNPYYDNGIKFFSSDGFKLPDSTEEAIEKAMFSKTLEKIRPEGAEIGKAKRIEDATGRYIEFVKSAFPKGMTLEGLKVVVDCSNGSAYKITPTVLNELGAEVISIHDKPDGININLNCGAMHPEIVQKAVLEHKADIGIAHDGDADRTIICDEKGEIVDGDKIMAICALDMKKDGNLKADTVIATVMSNIGFELFLKKSGIKVVRAKVGDRYVVEEMVKRSCNLGGEQSGHIIFLDHNTTGDGPITALQILSVMCRRQKSLSELACNIPIYPQVLINVPVAKSKHMDDFPEIAAMIKKAEKKLDSGRILVRPSGTEPKIRVMVEGDDMDSIKTIAGEVAEVIRKKMT; encoded by the coding sequence ATGACAAAGAGGAAGCTTTTTGGGACCGATGGCATAAGAGGGAAGGCCAACCATTATCCGATGACCGGCGAAATAGCGTTTGAGGTCGGAAGGGCGGCGGCTTACGTTCTCAAGAAAAAGCACGGCCGCAACAAGATATTGATCGGTAAGGACACGAGGCTTTCAGGTTATATGCTTGAGAGCGCGCTTACCTCAGGGATTTGTTCAATGGGGATGAACGTGGTTCTCATCGGCCCCATGCCCACTCCCGGCATTGCCTTTGTAACGCGCAGCATGAGGGTTGACGCCGGAATTGTCATATCCGCATCGCACAACCCCTATTATGACAACGGAATAAAGTTTTTCTCATCGGACGGGTTTAAGCTCCCGGACAGCACTGAGGAAGCTATAGAGAAGGCCATGTTCTCAAAGACCCTTGAGAAAATCCGGCCTGAAGGAGCTGAAATAGGCAAGGCCAAAAGGATTGAAGACGCCACCGGCAGATACATTGAATTTGTAAAATCAGCCTTCCCCAAAGGCATGACACTTGAGGGACTGAAGGTCGTGGTTGATTGCAGCAACGGCTCGGCATACAAGATCACCCCCACTGTGCTTAATGAACTTGGCGCTGAGGTGATATCAATCCATGATAAGCCCGATGGGATAAATATTAACTTGAACTGCGGGGCCATGCATCCGGAGATAGTGCAAAAGGCGGTCCTGGAGCATAAGGCAGATATCGGCATTGCCCATGACGGCGATGCGGACCGGACTATCATTTGCGATGAAAAAGGCGAAATAGTTGACGGCGACAAGATAATGGCCATCTGTGCCCTTGACATGAAAAAAGACGGAAATTTGAAAGCCGACACGGTTATCGCTACCGTGATGAGCAACATAGGGTTTGAATTATTTTTAAAGAAATCAGGGATAAAAGTTGTCAGGGCCAAAGTGGGTGACAGATACGTTGTTGAAGAAATGGTCAAGAGAAGCTGCAATCTTGGCGGCGAGCAGTCAGGGCATATAATATTTTTAGACCACAATACCACAGGCGACGGCCCGATAACCGCATTGCAGATACTGTCCGTGATGTGCCGGAGACAAAAGTCCCTTTCAGAACTTGCGTGTAATATACCCATTTATCCCCAGGTACTTATAAATGTCCCGGTTGCAAAATCGAAACATATGGATGATTTCCCCGAAATTGCTGCGATGATAAAAAAGGCGGAGAAAAAACTCGACAGCGGCAGGATCCTTGTCAGGCCCTCCGGCACTGAGCCGAAAATCAGGGTGATGGTAGAGGGGGATGATATGGACAGTATAAAAACAATAGCCGGGGAGGTTGCCGAAGTCATTAGAAAAAAGATGACTTAG
- a CDS encoding L,D-transpeptidase family protein gives MFHSRSRGLFYLFFVFIITPLLIFGCSHLNERSQANATFKEANDLFSRGDYRASLSKYEQIIEKYPDAGDRVLFEMGIIYTYPGNEQKDYQKSLECFQELINNYPESGYRKDSEMMIFQINNVILKDKTIAAQQTQIEALRQEGKSRGNEIITLQKKIEALEQEVKSKEDEIITLQKEVFAIQKGPADKILIEKKERRLTLLSKDKALKTYNIALGGNPDGPKERQGDNKTPEGTYVIDSRNRDSRYHLSLHISYPNEKDKKRAKELGVSPGGDIMVHGIKNGFSWVGDRHTEVDWTKGCIAVTDEEIEEIDRLVPNGTIVEIRP, from the coding sequence ATTTTTCATAGCAGGAGTAGGGGGCTTTTTTACTTATTCTTTGTATTCATAATAACACCGCTTCTAATATTTGGATGCAGTCACCTTAATGAAAGATCTCAGGCCAATGCAACCTTCAAGGAAGCGAATGATCTTTTCAGCCGGGGAGACTACAGGGCCTCTCTGAGCAAATATGAGCAGATCATTGAAAAATATCCCGACGCGGGAGATAGGGTCCTTTTCGAAATGGGTATTATTTATACCTATCCCGGGAATGAGCAAAAGGATTATCAGAAGTCTCTGGAATGTTTTCAGGAACTCATAAATAATTACCCGGAGAGCGGCTACAGGAAGGACAGCGAGATGATGATATTCCAGATCAATAATGTCATCTTGAAAGATAAGACGATTGCTGCGCAGCAAACACAGATTGAAGCTCTCCGGCAAGAAGGTAAAAGCAGGGGGAATGAGATTATTACGCTGCAAAAAAAGATTGAAGCGCTTGAACAGGAGGTTAAGAGCAAAGAGGATGAAATTATTACGCTGCAAAAAGAGGTTTTTGCAATCCAGAAGGGACCGGCAGATAAGATTCTGATAGAAAAGAAAGAGCGTCGATTGACTTTGCTCTCAAAGGACAAGGCGCTCAAAACCTACAACATAGCCTTGGGGGGAAACCCGGATGGTCCAAAAGAAAGGCAAGGCGACAACAAAACCCCTGAGGGAACTTACGTTATCGATTCAAGAAACAGGGACAGCCGTTATCATCTGTCTCTTCATATTTCCTATCCAAACGAGAAAGACAAAAAGCGGGCAAAAGAACTTGGTGTTTCTCCGGGCGGAGACATCATGGTCCACGGCATTAAGAATGGTTTCTCGTGGGTTGGTGATCGTCACACAGAGGTTGACTGGACGAAAGGGTGTATTGCCGTTACAGACGAAGAAATAGAGGAAATTGACAGGTTAGTGCCAAATGGTACGATTGTTGAGATAAGGCCATAG